A genomic region of Leptolyngbya sp. NIES-2104 contains the following coding sequences:
- a CDS encoding GAF domain-containing sensor histidine kinase, with product MGHSKETTQSEQQLNALSRVLQRLREGDTVAIETIYAYLTTCFAFDLVWIGLYDRIEHRLFGKGGKSTIKDAPFLKQRFTLTPGDILEQVVIQQNPLTLPDLRAEQRANEWRKFAEKANIQGTVVFPISFKDRCYGVAIVGSSLWGNFPRPEEQSLISIALGEFAATLESAEKEWKRQQIKQLDRPMLSMLSELRSLLNFEQRLDRVIDQTQNFVQPARTSVYWFERTRRYFWRRATSQKGTRLIDDSSGLTIQEMSSFYQALQADQVVAIGESMSLIKADITLRVMEFIRARSLIAAPILYQNELLGFLTAESDESKIWQDEDKQFMKAAAQMLALVSPLEGMETTIEQVKLDQALTAKIAQAIYSTGDGVTALQNAANLLNQRLKVDRVLALAYDPDQDAFEVRYQTQPKYKRPLPSWFASLSPIDWQMLEKQSTAIAIENLEDDLRFAAWRTPLLEMGVRSLLVCNTAPEKSVESLLILANEAPRSWNQSEGEFTKIAAQQIGIVLRQWRLQQQNDQQQKIYQTIQWGLNTIQQTQHLDLLEKSALQYIAQLLEAPMAVLVAWSAGRRVGRIVQSNQERKFNIDPVLKVSIETDIFLHRVLAHDGILSVSIDEIPIETRQWLNAPGIGQLLAITLRTAPEHEPTAILLVADSLGRQWLDRQLTVLNTLVAQLAWSRRHLIVAEVLKRDRDRLERLSWYKHRRLEDMYRSVKFSASRLSELAQNDARQAQFVRQIDDAIEPVRQVIRDEQWQLTVRNETVQMIGLVRRALDRVEHLLKQRQLWSQVHHEINPMIFGDITKIELVLYELLLIACQRANPGGRIDIWCRQIDVEWMEIAITDDGTIEPRLIEELEAGRAVDLLAPTTLDKPPGLHLAICQALMQQMGSEFNLYKLDDGRIMSRLVLPIG from the coding sequence ATGGGTCACTCGAAAGAGACAACGCAATCTGAACAACAACTCAATGCCCTCAGTCGCGTCCTGCAACGTCTGCGAGAGGGTGACACTGTTGCGATCGAGACCATTTACGCCTATCTCACGACTTGCTTTGCGTTCGATCTCGTTTGGATTGGCTTATACGATCGTATAGAACATCGCTTGTTTGGCAAAGGGGGTAAGAGCACGATCAAAGATGCGCCGTTCTTAAAACAACGATTTACCCTGACTCCCGGAGATATTCTCGAACAGGTCGTGATTCAGCAAAATCCGCTCACTCTGCCTGATTTACGAGCGGAACAACGTGCGAATGAATGGCGAAAATTTGCTGAAAAAGCGAATATTCAAGGCACAGTCGTCTTTCCAATTTCGTTTAAAGATCGGTGTTATGGAGTCGCGATCGTCGGTTCAAGCCTGTGGGGAAACTTTCCAAGACCCGAAGAACAATCGTTAATTTCAATCGCACTCGGTGAATTTGCAGCAACACTAGAAAGCGCAGAAAAAGAATGGAAGCGACAACAGATTAAGCAATTGGATCGTCCGATGTTGTCAATGCTATCGGAACTACGATCGCTACTAAATTTTGAGCAGCGCCTCGATCGCGTGATCGACCAAACTCAGAATTTTGTTCAACCTGCTCGTACCAGTGTGTATTGGTTTGAGCGAACCCGTCGTTACTTCTGGCGTAGAGCAACTTCGCAGAAAGGAACGCGACTGATTGACGATTCATCAGGCTTAACCATTCAGGAAATGAGCAGTTTTTATCAAGCTCTACAAGCCGATCAAGTAGTCGCGATCGGAGAATCGATGAGCCTGATTAAAGCAGATATCACGCTCCGAGTCATGGAATTTATTCGAGCGCGATCGCTAATTGCTGCCCCGATTTTGTATCAAAACGAATTACTCGGATTTCTCACAGCGGAAAGTGACGAATCGAAGATTTGGCAGGATGAAGATAAACAATTCATGAAAGCGGCGGCTCAGATGCTTGCACTCGTATCGCCGCTCGAAGGCATGGAAACCACGATCGAACAAGTCAAACTCGATCAAGCATTAACCGCAAAAATTGCTCAAGCGATTTATAGTACGGGCGATGGAGTGACCGCACTTCAGAATGCCGCGAACTTGTTGAATCAGCGGTTAAAAGTCGATCGGGTTCTAGCTTTGGCATATGACCCAGATCAAGATGCGTTTGAAGTCCGATACCAAACTCAGCCAAAATACAAGCGCCCGTTACCGTCTTGGTTTGCATCACTCAGCCCGATCGATTGGCAAATGTTGGAAAAACAATCCACGGCGATCGCGATTGAGAATTTGGAAGACGATTTGCGATTTGCGGCTTGGCGGACTCCGCTCCTCGAAATGGGAGTGCGATCGCTGTTAGTGTGCAATACGGCTCCAGAAAAATCCGTGGAAAGCTTGTTAATTTTGGCAAACGAAGCGCCCCGATCGTGGAACCAGTCTGAAGGCGAATTTACGAAAATTGCGGCTCAACAGATCGGGATCGTCCTCAGACAGTGGCGACTCCAGCAGCAAAACGACCAACAGCAAAAGATTTACCAAACCATTCAATGGGGATTGAATACGATCCAGCAAACGCAGCATTTGGATCTGTTGGAAAAATCTGCATTGCAGTACATTGCTCAACTTTTAGAAGCACCGATGGCGGTTTTGGTGGCTTGGTCAGCAGGGCGACGAGTTGGACGAATCGTGCAATCGAATCAAGAGCGCAAATTCAACATAGATCCGGTTCTGAAAGTCTCGATCGAGACGGATATCTTTCTCCATCGCGTTCTGGCACATGACGGAATTTTATCGGTGTCGATCGACGAAATCCCGATCGAAACTCGTCAATGGTTGAACGCGCCCGGAATCGGTCAACTGTTAGCCATCACACTCAGAACGGCTCCCGAACATGAACCGACTGCGATTCTACTCGTAGCAGATAGTTTAGGGAGACAGTGGCTCGATCGACAATTGACCGTTTTAAACACACTGGTCGCACAGCTTGCCTGGTCACGGCGGCATCTCATCGTCGCGGAAGTTCTGAAACGCGATCGCGATCGATTAGAACGTTTGAGCTGGTACAAACACCGTCGATTAGAAGATATGTATCGATCGGTAAAATTCAGTGCGTCTCGCTTGAGTGAACTGGCACAAAACGATGCCAGACAAGCTCAATTTGTCCGCCAAATTGATGACGCGATCGAACCTGTGCGCCAAGTGATTCGTGATGAACAATGGCAACTCACGGTCAGAAACGAGACGGTGCAGATGATTGGACTCGTGAGAAGAGCACTCGATCGAGTTGAACATTTACTGAAACAGCGGCAACTCTGGTCACAAGTTCACCATGAAATCAATCCGATGATTTTCGGGGACATTACCAAGATCGAATTGGTGCTGTATGAATTGCTACTGATCGCTTGTCAAAGAGCCAACCCAGGCGGACGGATTGATATTTGGTGTCGGCAGATCGATGTTGAATGGATGGAAATTGCAATCACTGACGATGGCACGATCGAGCCGCGACTGATCGAAGAACTTGAAGCCGGACGTGCCGTGGATCTCCTTGCTCCGACAACATTAGACAAACCGCCCGGACTTCATCTCGCCATCTGTCAAGCTTTGATGCAACAAATGGGATCGGAATTCAACCTTTACAAACTCGACGATGGACGCATCATGAGCCGATTAGTACTCCCGATC